The following coding sequences lie in one Glycine soja cultivar W05 chromosome 16, ASM419377v2, whole genome shotgun sequence genomic window:
- the LOC114390410 gene encoding U-box domain-containing protein 39-like — protein sequence MEKEVVESLWNGNTEMQIQAAVELRKLSRKQRHNLVESGVMVPLISMLHYENYEAIEAALCALLSLAFGSERNKSRIIKSGALPVLLSLFHCQSQTVAELTIATLLTISSCNSNKVAIASSGAIQLLAQFLNSTSSSTQFQLDTLATLHNLSTCQEIITPFVVSSGVIISLLELIHTSEKSSTLVEKAIGLLEHIVTSSKSALCEAASIGGAVRTLVETIEDGSLQSKEHAVGTLLLFCQSSREKFRGMILREGVMPGLLQLSVDGTWRAKNLAKKLLLLLRDCSNYSSTSNKQINYEVVERIMEEIDDAEGEELAETTLRLVEEMIAKLST from the exons atggagaaagaGGTTGTGGAAAGCCTTTGGAATGGTAACACAGAAATGCAGATTCAAGCAGCTGTGGAACTCAGGAAACTCAGCAGAAAGCAGAGGCACAACTTGGTGGAAAGTGGAGTCATGGTACCTCTAATTTCCATGCTTCATTATGAAAACTATGAAGCCATTGAAGCTGCTCTCTGTGCTCTACTTAGCCTTGCCTTTGGAAGTGAAAG AAACAAGTCAAGGATCATCAAGTCAGGAGCATTGCCAGTGTTGCTGAGTCTCTTCCATTGCCAAAGCCAAACAGTGGCGGAATTGACAATAGCTACATTGCTAACCATCTCCTCTTGCAACTCAAACAAGGTAGCAATTGCTTCCTCTGGGGCCATCCAACTCTTAGCTCAATTTCTCAACAGCACAAGTAGTAGCACTCAGTTCCAACTTGACACACTAGCCACTCTCCACAACCTCTCAACATGCCAGGAGATTATTACACCTTTTGTTGTCTCTTCTGGGGTCATAATTTCCTTGCTTGAACTTATCCACACATCAGAAAAATCATCTACGTTGGTTGAGAAAGCAATTGGGTTGCTAGAACACATTGTGACTTCATCAAAGAGTGCACTGTGTGAGGCTGCTAGTATTGGGGGAGCAGTTAGAACCTTAGTAGAGACTATTGAAGATGGGTCACTTCAAAGCAAAGAGCATGCTGTGGGGACACTCCTCCTTTTTTGCCAAAGCTCAAGAGAAAAATTTAGAGGAATGATATTGAGAGAGGGAGTGATGCCAGGGTTGCTTCAGTTAAGTGTGGATGGAACTTGGAGAGCCAAAAATTTGGCCAAGAAATTATTGCTGCTACTGAGGGATTGCTCCAATTATAGTTCAACTAGtaataaacaaattaactaTGAGGTTGTGGAACGGATCATGGAAGAAATTGATGATGCTGAAGGGGAGGAATTGGCTGAGACTACTTTGAGATTGGTAGAGGAAATGATTGCAAAACTTAGTACATAA
- the LOC114389347 gene encoding altered inheritance of mitochondria protein 32-like, with translation MASAAAVAAEDDAVNGFTRSEMYSENLAGTVDAYDRHVFLCYKSYVSWPARIEASDADPFPKRVAATFKARKNDLPLKTKITVCEAREEAGFADGDVLIFPDMIKYRGLEESNVDGFFEDVLVNGKPWTAGVPEVFSGSHVYVCAHGSRDVRCGVCGPVLIKKLHEEIELRGLKDQISVTACSHIGGHKYAGNVIIYSPRADGKIMGHWYGYVTPNDVPDLLDQHIAKGEVIQRLLRGQMGPSVADGKEADDQKVANGEETGKVKKNNHVESDNLSSKENVGGCCQGVNGVSCCRSASLEQNKEIEETPETHKKGSKICSNWPQLQQRDIRTAVGVLGAVAVVVVAYKLYRRAA, from the exons ATGGCCTCCGCCGCCGCCGTCGCCGCCGAAGACGACGCTGTCAACGGCTTCACTCGGTCGGAGATGTACTCGGAAAACCTCGCCGGCACTGTCGACGCCTACGACCGACACGTGTTCCTCTGCTACAAGAGCTACGTGTCCTGGCCGGCACGCATCGAGGCATCCGACGCCGATCCCTTCCCCAAGCGCGTCGCCGCCACCTTCAAAGCCCGCAAGAACGACTTGCCCCTCAAG ACGAAAATCACGGTGTGCGAGGCGCGCGAGGAGGCTGGCTTCGCCGACGGTGACGTGTTGATTTTCCCCGACATGATCAAATACAG GGGTTTGGAGGAATCAAATGTTGATGGCTtttttgaagatgttttggtgaatGGTAAACCATGGACTGCTGGAGTCCCGGAGGTGTTTAGTGGTTCACATGTTTATGTATGTGCTCATGGAAGTCGTGACGTGAGATGTGGTGTTTGTGGGCCAGTTCTCATCAAAAAGCTGCATGAGGAAATTGAGCTTCGAGGTTTGAAGGATCAGATATCTGTTACTGCTTGTTCTCATATTGGTGGGCATAAGTATGCTGGGAATGTAATCATATACAGCCCAAGAGCAGATGGAAAAATTATGGGTCACTG GTATGGCTATGTTACTCCTAATGATGTTCCTGATTTGTTGGACCAACATATTGCAAAGGGAGAGGTCATCCAACGACTTTTGAG GGGCCAAATGGGGCCATCTGTTGCAGATGGCAAGGAAGCAGATGACCAGAAAGTTGCTAATGGGGAGGAGACTGGCAAGGTCAAGAAAAACAATCACGTTGAAAGCGACAATCTGAGCAGCAAAGAAAACGTGGGTGGTTGTTGCCAGGGTGTTAATGGAGTTTCTTGTTGCAGAAGTGCAAGTCTTGAGCAAAACAAGGAGATTGAAGAAACACCTGAAACACATAAGAAGGGGAGCAAAATCTGTTCGAATTGGCCTCAACTGCAGCAGCGTGATATTCGCACAGCTGTTGGTGTGCTTGGAGCTGTAGCAGTTGTTGTTGTGGCTTACAAACTTTACAGAAGGGCAGCGTAG